A genomic window from Silene latifolia isolate original U9 population chromosome 11, ASM4854445v1, whole genome shotgun sequence includes:
- the LOC141614286 gene encoding protein FAR1-RELATED SEQUENCE 5-like, producing the protein MIRFTVEDNGEWKVTHHVTEHNHYFAKPHERHLIRSARKVTREKALIMHNLVNSGNKISNAYDFLAKDAQGEENLGFTKKDCYNHLNQAAQKCLEAGDAQSLIDYFKSKQLVDPMFYYSFQVDQNGRLTNVFWRDGKSMLDYEAFGDVFIYDNPYRTNKYDMICAPFVGVNHHGKNVMFGCAFLFNEGLKR; encoded by the coding sequence ATGATCAGGTTCACCGTCGAAGATAATGGTGAATGGAAGGTTACTCACCATGTAACAGAGCATAATCACTATTTTGCAAAACCACATGAGCGACATCTTATAAGATCCGCTCGCAAAGTCACGCGAGAGAAGGCCCTCATTATGCACAATCTAGTGAATTCGGGTAACAAAATAAGCAACGCTTATGACTTTTTGGCAAAAGATGCACAAGGCGAGGAAAATCTCGGATTCACGAAAAAAGATTGCTATAATCATTTGAATCAAGCTGCTCAAAAATGTTTGGAAGCTGGAGATGCTCAAAGTCTAATCGACTATTTCAAAAGCAAGCAATTAGTTGACCCAAtgttttattattcatttcagGTAGATCAGAATGGTAGATTAACAAATGTTTTTTGGAGAGATGGGAAATCGATGCTTGATTATGAAGCTTTTGGAGATGTATTTATATATGACAACCCATATCGTACAAATAAGTATGATATGATTTGTGCACCTTTTGTCGGTGTTAATCATCATGGGAAAAATGTTATGTTTGGATGTGCCTTTTTGTTCAATGAAGGTCTAAAACGCTGA
- the LOC141614287 gene encoding uncharacterized protein LOC141614287: MKMIKVRDLLIGPYLQKQWDNIPGKTYTIAKVYEYLRHRNDQVSWSSLVWNQMTIPKHSLLAWIYFHKGLNTHEKLKSFGLDIDTTRLICGDGNDSLDHLFFSCEYSQTIISRVEQWMAFSLPRDDVTDWRINITGSRDKKYTINGIINVMMYSIWHQRNRSKHEATVVRLETMATGIIKDMKIL, from the coding sequence atgaagatgattaaagtGAGGGATCTTCTTATTGGGCCCTACTTACAAAAGCAATGGGATAACATCCCTGGTAAAACTTATACTATTGCCAAAGTATATGAGTATCTTCGACATAGAAATGACCAAGTCTCTTGGTCATCCCTGGTCTGGAATCAAATGACTATTCCCAAACACAGTCTTCTAGCATGGATTTATTTCCATAAAGGTTTGAACACTCATGAAAAACTGAAAAGCTTTGGGTTAGACATTGATACTACCCGCCTTATCTGTGGAGATGGGAACGATTCCTTGGATCATCTTTTCTTCTCCTGTGAATATAGTCAAACAATCATTAGTAGAGTTGAACAATGGATGGCTTTTAGCTTACCTCGAGATGATGTGACTGATTGGCGGATTAACATCACTGGATCTCGGGATAAGAAGTACACTATCAATGGAATCATAAATGTTATGATGTATTCCATCTGGCACCAGAGAAATCGCAGCAAACATGAGGCTACTGTTGTCAGACTAGAAACAATGGCTACTGGAATCATCAAAGATATGAAgattttgtaa